One Orrella dioscoreae genomic window carries:
- a CDS encoding class I adenylate-forming enzyme family protein, translating to MNVPWKNLGDLIDPKADPSKTALVDLRDPQAPRAWRYDELDAWTGGVAAYLAAQGLKPGDNVAIASLNRAEYLFAYFGIMRAGYVAVHMNIKLPQATLDALVADGDIRYAFVDGPRRAGFEGKLPVLDFDEAGPAGFASVIRPQAFETVTPAPGALAQMLYTSGSTGLPKGVQLSHAGQAWALAVVVRAGHFADDRYLVAQPLFHMNGLFMAKRALSTHATLVILPAFDINRYVAALADYRINTLTAVPTMFARIIKDPALLAGRDFSAMTTCVLGSAPMTRALWDRIQQAFPQTVLIHTYGTTEAGPAVFGPHPDGIPTPPLALGYPLPEGEVKLVGGANDDEGVLWMRNPAVMAGYRNLPAKNAQVLQDGWYNSGDLMRRDAQGFHYFVGRADDMFVCSGENIYPGEVELLLEKHPLIQQACVLPVPDEERSQVPVAFIVPKAGASLGVREVKEYALANGPAYQHPRRVAFVAELPWAGTHKIDRNALSKLALRYEAEGGWSE from the coding sequence ATGAACGTCCCCTGGAAGAACCTGGGCGACCTGATCGACCCCAAGGCCGACCCGTCCAAGACCGCGCTCGTCGACCTGCGCGACCCGCAGGCGCCGCGCGCGTGGCGCTATGACGAGCTGGATGCCTGGACGGGCGGGGTGGCGGCGTACCTGGCGGCGCAAGGCCTGAAGCCGGGCGACAACGTTGCCATCGCCTCGCTGAATCGCGCGGAGTACCTCTTTGCCTATTTCGGCATCATGCGCGCGGGCTACGTGGCCGTGCACATGAACATCAAGCTGCCGCAGGCGACGCTGGACGCGCTGGTGGCCGACGGCGACATCCGCTACGCCTTCGTCGATGGCCCCCGCCGCGCGGGCTTCGAGGGCAAGCTGCCGGTGCTGGATTTCGACGAGGCCGGCCCGGCGGGCTTTGCCTCGGTGATCCGCCCGCAGGCCTTCGAGACCGTGACCCCCGCGCCCGGCGCGCTGGCGCAGATGCTCTATACCTCGGGCTCGACCGGCCTGCCCAAGGGTGTGCAGCTGTCGCACGCGGGCCAGGCCTGGGCGCTGGCGGTGGTGGTGCGCGCCGGGCATTTTGCCGACGACCGCTATCTGGTGGCGCAGCCGCTCTTCCACATGAATGGCCTGTTCATGGCCAAGCGGGCCCTGTCGACCCACGCCACGCTGGTCATCCTGCCGGCTTTCGACATCAACCGCTATGTGGCCGCGCTGGCCGACTACCGCATCAACACGCTGACCGCGGTGCCGACGATGTTCGCCCGCATCATCAAGGATCCGGCCCTGCTGGCCGGGCGCGACTTCTCGGCGATGACGACCTGCGTGCTGGGCTCGGCGCCCATGACACGCGCATTGTGGGACCGCATCCAGCAGGCGTTTCCCCAGACCGTGCTGATCCACACCTATGGCACGACCGAGGCCGGCCCGGCGGTGTTCGGGCCGCACCCGGATGGCATTCCCACGCCGCCGCTGGCGCTGGGTTATCCATTGCCGGAGGGCGAGGTCAAGCTGGTGGGCGGCGCGAACGATGACGAAGGCGTGCTGTGGATGCGCAATCCCGCCGTCATGGCGGGTTACCGCAACCTGCCCGCCAAGAACGCGCAGGTGCTGCAGGACGGCTGGTACAACAGCGGCGACCTGATGCGCCGTGACGCGCAGGGTTTCCACTACTTCGTGGGTCGTGCCGACGACATGTTCGTGTGCTCGGGCGAGAACATCTATCCCGGCGAGGTCGAGCTGCTGCTGGAAAAGCATCCGCTCATCCAGCAGGCCTGCGTGCTGCCCGTGCCCGACGAGGAGCGCAGCCAGGTGCCGGTGGCGTTCATCGTGCCGAAGGCGGGCGCGAGTCTCGGCGTGCGCGAGGTGAAGGAGTATGCCCTGGCCAATGGCCCGGCCTATCAGCACCCGCGCCGCGTGGCGTTCGTGGCCGAGCTGCCCTGGGCAGGCACGCACAAGATCGACCGCAATGCGCTGTCGAAGCTGGCGCTGCGCTACGAGGCCGAGGGCGGCTGGAGCGAATGA
- the mgtE gene encoding magnesium transporter, whose translation MPAPRRLDPEDAQLALGKVQDLLRRQHLVESLAHRQTEGDQRADLVENLLHRQHESELKTLVDDLHPSDIAFILESLPKDERQTVWHLVSAKHDADVLLEVDDWVRESLIETMDHQDLVAATGNMDADELADLAPDLPPDVVAEVQKGLTEEERARLIEAMGYPEDSVGAIMDFDMVRVREDVTLEVVLRYLRRLNELPDHTDQIFVVDREDKLLGVLSLSRLLLSQLETEVRAVMDTDILTLNPLDSDADAAGAFERYDLVSAPVIDDHGRLIGRVTIAEVVDVIREDSEEQALSRAGMQEEDIFAPVRSALRNRAPWLLLNLCTAGIASLVASHFEDTVSHIVILAFLMSIVAGIGGNSGNQTMTLIIRALAVGRVTTRNVWQLIKREMLVTLLVGLCGSAAAAVFAWVLSGSPSIALVMMAAMVLNMLVGASVGVIVPMVRSRFGKDPAIGSSVLLTFATDSLGFFIFLGLATLFLI comes from the coding sequence ATGCCGGCGCCTCGCCGGCTTGACCCGGAAGACGCGCAGCTTGCCCTGGGCAAGGTGCAGGATCTGCTGCGCCGCCAGCACCTGGTCGAGAGCCTGGCCCACCGCCAGACCGAAGGCGACCAGCGCGCCGACCTGGTCGAGAACCTGCTGCACCGCCAGCACGAGAGCGAACTCAAGACGCTCGTCGACGACCTGCACCCGTCAGACATCGCCTTCATCCTGGAGTCGCTGCCCAAGGACGAGCGCCAGACGGTCTGGCACCTGGTGTCGGCCAAGCATGACGCCGACGTGCTGCTGGAAGTCGATGACTGGGTCCGCGAGTCCCTCATCGAGACCATGGACCACCAGGACCTGGTCGCCGCCACCGGCAACATGGATGCCGACGAGCTGGCCGACCTGGCGCCCGACCTGCCGCCCGACGTGGTGGCAGAGGTCCAGAAAGGCCTGACCGAGGAAGAGCGCGCCCGCCTCATCGAGGCCATGGGCTATCCCGAGGACAGCGTCGGCGCCATCATGGACTTCGACATGGTGCGCGTGCGCGAGGACGTCACCCTGGAGGTCGTGCTGCGCTACCTGCGCCGCCTGAACGAACTGCCTGACCACACCGACCAGATCTTCGTGGTCGACCGCGAGGACAAGCTGCTGGGCGTGCTGTCGCTGTCGCGCCTGCTGCTGTCTCAACTCGAGACCGAGGTGCGGGCCGTCATGGACACCGACATCCTCACGCTCAACCCGCTGGACTCCGACGCCGACGCGGCCGGCGCCTTCGAGCGTTACGACCTCGTGTCCGCGCCCGTCATCGACGACCACGGACGCCTCATCGGCCGCGTGACCATCGCCGAGGTCGTGGACGTGATCCGCGAAGACTCCGAAGAACAGGCCCTGTCCCGCGCGGGTATGCAGGAAGAGGACATCTTCGCGCCGGTGCGCAGCGCGCTGCGCAACCGCGCGCCCTGGCTGCTGCTGAACCTGTGCACGGCAGGCATCGCCTCGCTGGTCGCCTCGCACTTCGAGGACACGGTCAGCCACATCGTCATCCTGGCCTTCCTGATGTCCATCGTCGCCGGCATCGGCGGCAACTCGGGCAACCAGACCATGACGCTGATCATCCGCGCGCTGGCGGTCGGCCGCGTCACCACGCGCAACGTCTGGCAGCTCATCAAGCGCGAGATGCTGGTCACCCTGCTGGTGGGCCTGTGCGGCAGCGCCGCCGCGGCGGTCTTCGCCTGGGTGCTGTCGGGCTCCCCTTCCATCGCGCTCGTCATGATGGCCGCCATGGTGCTCAACATGCTGGTCGGCGCCTCGGTGGGCGTGATCGTGCCGATGGTGCGTTCACGCTTCGGCAAGGACCCGGCCATCGGCTCGTCGGTGCTGCTCACCTTCGCCACCGATTCGCTGGGCTTCTTCATCTTCCTGGGCCTGGCAACGCTCTTCCTGATCTAG
- a CDS encoding acyl-CoA thioesterase, translating into MSVQPPLTATLAELTQNRQPVLRVMPMPTDANIHGDVFGGWIMAQIDIAGAVPAARRAAGRVTTVAVNAIQFKQPVFVGDLLSFYADVVKTGTTSITVFVEVYAQRQRLDAEVVRVTEATLTFVATDQARKRRPLPPA; encoded by the coding sequence GCGGAGCTCACCCAGAACAGGCAGCCCGTCCTGCGCGTCATGCCGATGCCCACCGACGCCAATATCCATGGCGACGTCTTCGGCGGCTGGATCATGGCCCAGATCGACATCGCCGGCGCCGTCCCTGCCGCGCGCCGCGCCGCCGGCCGCGTGACCACGGTGGCGGTCAACGCCATCCAGTTCAAGCAGCCCGTGTTCGTGGGCGACCTGCTCAGCTTCTACGCCGACGTCGTCAAGACCGGCACCACCTCCATCACCGTGTTCGTCGAGGTCTACGCCCAGCGCCAGCGCCTGGATGCGGAAGTCGTCCGCGTGACCGAGGCCACCCTCACCTTCGTGGCCACCGACCAGGCGCGCAAGCGCCGTCCGCTGCCGCCTGCCTGA